The genomic region GCAGACGGTCTCAACCTTCTTACGGAAACCCTGCTGGAGTGCAGTCTCAGGGACAGCAGCGAAAGCCCAGGGCACCAGCCTCATTAGTGGCCATGTTAGCAAGTCACTGAAACttccagggcctcagtttccttgtctgcaaaGTGGGAACAAAATTCGATGCCTGTGCTTAAGGGGGTTGTGTGGGAACTGGAGCAGGTGCCGTGACTGGGACCCTCTTGGCACCAGGGCCCTCCATGGACATCACAGCTCAGGGTGCTCATGGCTTGAGACGCAggcttctcttccctccccctcttgccccctctctcccctctaAGCAGGGCCTGGAAACGGAGCTCGAAGCAGAGCCCAGACCAAGCCTTCCCTGCTAAGAGAAAGCGCATTAGCTAGGGTTGACCTGGGTGTGCGCTCGTGCCATCactcagcagtgtgtgtgtggccTTCCGTAATGCCTTGACTTCTTGAAGCTTTGGTTTCCTGTCCATAAGGGGAGAAATACGGCCTGGACAGTCTGTTCCGCCTAACTGAGACGAGTCCCTCTGGTGTTTGTCACTGAACATCGGCCCGGTTCCCCTTGCACCcccagagctggtgctctgggcACTGTGTCCACAGCGCCCCTCTCTCCTTCAGACACTTGCAGGTGCTGGAATCGTCATCTGCTCCTGAATTCAGCCATGCTCAGAGCTAATCCCTGTCAAACTCATGCTGCTTGACATGGTCTGTGCTGAGGCTGGTGATGTGGCTGTAGACAAGGCCGACTTGGGGGTGTCTGCCATCTGAGGGGGAAAGAAAGACATCACCCCCGCATATGTTCCATGGTGCTGGGGAGGAGAAGTTCATGTGACAGGTGGCTTGGGAACACCCTGAATGATGCAGCTAGGCGGGGGTGACTGGAAGAGGAAGGTCTTGGGAGATGAGTATAAAGTCTCTGGAACTGGCCGCTGGTCAGCAAGACCCAGGCCCCGGGAGTGGGGCTCAGAGAGGCCGGAGAGAGAGGACCTCAGCGTCCAGGGGATTTGAATGTCCATCTCAAGCTCCATGCTCTGTGGTTAATGGTGCGGGAGGCCAAGGTGGCCTGGAGGCCTGGGTGGGACTAGGAGCCACCCCAGCTTTGAGTCCCTGTCCTGCCATTGACCCCTGGGCTGGCCTTGAGCCCCAGGTCCTTTCTGAgacccagttttgttttgtttttttccaatctgTAACACCACAGGTATTATTTTGTGTCTTACAAACCTACTTTGGAAACAGTGGCATCCTCACAGAGGTATAAAGGGTCCTCATGGCCCCAGTCCACGAAGGATTTGAGGTGACTCGTGAAAATACGCTGTAAAAAGATACACTTAGTAGCTGGGCCAGAGGGAAAGTATTGGTAAAAGGACAGAAGCAGGGCTGATGGTTAGCACCCAGAATTCAGTCACTGTGTCTTCCTGGACATTTGTACAGGTAAGAACGCTGCTTGACTGACGCTGGGTTCTTACTGGCTGCCTGAGCAAGGAGACAGGATGAGGTATTTGGTACACGAAGCTTTTAAGGTATTGGGGGAGAGTGACTGGAAAAGCATGATCTTTTTTGCTGCACCCGGACCGACTCCAGCAGTGCCACCATGTGTGTGGGTAACCGCTTGTCTGTCTTGTTTACAGGTCTCCTGGCAGCACTGGGCAATGAACCCAAGACTCCAGCCCAGTGTGGTCTGAAGCTGTTGGAGAAGACAGGGCGTCCTGGGGAAGATGGCCATGGCGCCGAGCCCTTCCCTGGGTCAGGTGTACACCAGCCCGGTGGCAGTGGCCGTATGGGAGTGGCAGGACGGGCTGGGCACCTGGCACCCCTACAGCGCCGCCGTCTGCAGCTACATCGAGCAGCAGTTTGTGCAGCAGAAGGGCCAGCGCTTCGGGCTGGGGAGCCTGGCCCACAGCATCCCCTTAGGCCAAGCCGACCCCTCGCTGGCTCCTTACATCATCGACCTCCCCAGCTGGACGCAGTTCCGCCAGGACACTGGTAAGACCCTTCCTGCCTCTAGTGTGTGTCTAGGTGCCTCCTTTGGGCTGGGCATTGTGCTCTGTGTTCGGGTCACAGAGTAGACTCGGCGTCACCCTGCCTCTGAAACACACAGGGTCAGGAGGCGGACGTTGAGGGATAGCAGGTACCACACAGTGTGTGAGGTACCACTTGGTGGAACAGGGTGCCTTGAAACACAGCGCGGAGGCCGTCCCTGCCCCGTCCCCCTTGTCTCCCAAAGCAAAACTGCCTGATTGTGCCTGTAGAGAGTCGAGGGTCTCGCGcgcagcaggcaggcaggccagcCAGCATGGGGGTGGCACGCCGCGCTCGTGAAGAGGGCCTGGTGGTGAGTTCTGGCTCCTGAAGCACAGTCGTGGCGCCCGGGCAGGTTACTTCACTCTCCTGGGCTCTCAGGTTTCTTTTGTATGTGCATATTAATagtgtgggcttccccggtggctcagtggtaaggaatccatctgtagtgcaggagacctgggtgtgatcccggggtcgggaagatccccaggaggagggcatggcaacccactccagtgtccttgcgtggagagttctgtggacagaggagcctggtgggctacagcccatgggatcgccaagagttggacacggctgagtgactgagcagcagcagccttgACCAGTGTTACCAAGAATGGGGCCACCAGCTTCTTCCCAGAGCTGTGCCGTGTCCCtccagatcagtggttctcagccgAGGGTGACTGTCTCCCGGTACACTGGGCAACATGTGGGGACATTTTTGACTGTCAGGACTGTGGGGTGCGTGCTAccggcatctagtgggtagaggcctgGGATGCTACAAAATAAACATCCTACAGTGTACAGGACCGGCCCCACAACAAGGAACTGTCGGCCCCAAATGCACTGGTGCCCAGCCTGAAGAATCCGGCTCTGATCCCATAGCAGCCTCCTCGGGGGTGTCAGGACTCAGGCTTCCAGGCAGCGGATGCAGATAAAAGTCCCGGCCCTCATGACATTTGCAGTCACCGAGAAAGGCAGCGAGCAAGATAAATAACTCGTGACCCATGTATGGTTGGGTCAGTGAGTGTTTTTGAGGGTGTGTAACCTGTAGGGATAGGTTACTCTGAAGTTTGAGCTCGTGTGGCCTGGTCACCAGGAAGGGCCAGGCACAGACCAGGGGAGGGGCAGCTCGTGCAGGGCTTTTCTGTCCCTTGAAGGgacttcagtttttcttctgaagggaggaggccctggagggcttgggcaGAAGAGTGACATCATCTGATTTGGGGGTTAAGTGTATTGCTCTGGCTGCTGAGGTCAGGAGACCAGGTAGAGGTTAATCACAGTAATCATCTTTCGGCAAGTATTGTTGGAAGCATGGCCCAAattgattttttcctttctcctttccttaatCATGTGATTTGGTTTATTCATATAAGCTAACCACAGATGTTTCCTAATAGTTGCTACCTGAGAAGTCCAAGGGAATCCAGGTACATCCCTGTAAGAGAAGTCTGTAAAAGTTAATGAgtttctgggacttctctggccgtacagtggttaagactctgcgcttccactttgccaggggtcacaggtttcttccttggttggggaactaaaatcccacatgccatagggccgaaaaaaaaaaaaattacaaaaaaagttAATGAGTTTCACAGAGTCTTAGACACCTAAGAACTACTtatggcatcagttcagttcagtcactcagtcgtgtctgactctttgcgactccatgaatcgcagcacgccaggcctccctgtccatcaccaactcctagagtttactcaaacttatgtgcatcgagtcggtgatgccatccaaccatctcatcctctgtcgtccccttctcctcctgcccccaatccctcttaCAGCGTAGTATATGGAAATAGGAAAGGTTTTCATTATGATTGTCAGCTGCAGCTTAACATATGTGCTTAAATGACTGGATGGGTCGGAATATATTGCAGTACACGAAGTGTGCTTTCCGCTCAGTGGTTGGATTATGGATGATTTCATCTCCTTCAGGCGTTTTTGTTTTGGTTCCTTCGGTCAGCCCACACAGGTTTCATCATTAGGAATATTTTGAGAAGCCTCATCGAGTCTGAACCACAGCTGGTCTTTGACCCAGTCTCCTAGTCCAGCTGAGAAAGGCCAGTTCCCCTCTGCCACTTCGTCCCTTGGGTCCACAGTTTCTCTGCACAGAGAGCGCACTCTACCTTTCATCCCAAATTTGGAGAGAGTCATTAGTGTCAGCCTTTAGGTCAAACAGCAGCATGACCCATGTGTATATACCGTGACCGCATTATCTTATGTTGGttgtaggggaaaaaaggaattttaaactCCCTTGGTTTGAGGGTGGTGAGAGGCCGGCAGATGAGCTGTTTACGTGCATCCTTCCATTTAACACAGGCACCATGCGGGCCGTGCGGAGGCACCTGTTCCCGCAGCACTCGGCCCCCGGCCGGGGCGTCGTCTGGGAGTGGCTGGGTGACGACAACTCCTGGACGGCCTACGAGGCCAGCGTCTGCGACTACCTGGAGCAGCAGGTGGCCCGGGGCAACCAGCTCGTGGACTTGGCGCCCCTGGGGTACAACTACACCGTCAACTACGCCACCCACACGCAGACCAACAAGACTTCCAGCTTCTGCCGGAGCGTGCGGCGCCAGGCAGGGCCCCCGTACCCGGTGACCACCGTCATCGCTCCGCCGGGCCACACGGGGGTGGCCTGCTCTTGCCATCAGTGCCTCAGCGGTGGTACCACCGGCCCCGTGTCAGGCCGCTACCGCCACTCCATGACCAACCTCCCTGCCTACCCCGTCCCCCAGCCCCCCCACAGGACCGCCATTGTTTGGGGGACCCACCAGGCCTTTGCTCCATACAACAAGCCCTCCCTCTCCGGGGCCAGGTCGGCGCCCAGGCTGAACACCACCAACCCCTGGGCCGGGGCGCCATCCTCCCTGGGGAACCCACCCCTCTACCGCTCCAGCCTCTCCCACCTGGCATCGCAGCACCAGTCTTCAGGACTGTCCACCACCAGCGCAGCCAGGTAGCTTGTGTTTCCAACAGCTGTGTGTCCAGCCGCGTGCCTTGTCAGGGCCTTGGGTTTCCGCCTTTGTTTAGCTGGGAAGGCTCCCCCAGTGCCTTGCAGACCCTGCACCTGCCTCCTTGGCGGTCCCCACTACTTCGTCATCTCCTTTGCACGGGTCACGTGGCGCCAGGGGACCACGGCCATCCACAGCCTTGTGTCCCACCGAGCCTCCGTGACCTCTGGCACGCAAGTGCTGGTCGTTGCCACGTGGGTTAAGAACCAGTCATCCATTCGTTTCCTCAGGAGAATCGGGCTCTCTGAGCAGTTAGAGGTTCTTTGGCTGTGCGTGTGTGCCCATAGCTGGGTACGTGAGGACATTTCACAGATTCCCGCTATGTGCCCGGCCCTGAAATCACAGACATGGAAGGTTCAGTCCTCTCCCTGAGCCCATGGCCTTGTCCAGGGGAAGGCTGGAGCCCAGTTTTCGTGTAACAGTTGGTTGAGGAAAGAGCAGAATGCTGAGCACGTGGGGGTGGCAGCAGGTGGTGTAGGCTGACTGCTGTGCCGGTCCCTAGGGCACCCTGAGAAAGTGAGAAGATGAGCCCCATCTAAGTTAGGTGACACTTTATAGTGGGAAAACCCTGGAGTGGCCAGCGGTGGATGCTTCCGGGGTGCTGACACCTGTTCTTGACCAGGGGCCTCAGCGTTGATCATTAGTGAGAGTTGGGCCTGCAGAATGTTTTGAGGATTCGCAGTGGTGGCCGGGAGGGGGGCAGATTTCTGAGAGAGGGTGACCTGGGCGGGCGGTGACTGGACGTGAGAACCTGTGGCTGCCCTGTTTCCCGGAAAGTTGGCATCTTGGTTCCACCTCGCTCACCCAGCCCATCCCAGCCCTCCTGACCACGAGGAGGGCCGAAGCTTCCTAGTGTGGCTGAGACCTCCTTGGCAGCTTCTGGGGCCTCTAGTGTTTTCTCCAGAGGACCTTTCCGGCGTCAATAAGACAATGATAACTTCACTCACCGAGCACCCATTACAGCCAGGCTTGGTTTTCCCAGATCCTCACAATGTCCTGTAGTGGGTGGTGTCCCCAGATTCCAGGGGAGCACGTTGAGGCTGGCGGGATTAGCAGCACAGCCAGGatgtggcagagctgggctcaaacccaggccccttgcggGCCGCGTGGGGCACGTGGAGCTCTGGAAGCCGTCTGAAAGATGGAGTGAGAGGAAGACAGGGTGTCCTGGCGGGTGCGTGCAGAGGCCGCCGGTGCAGAGGAGAGGCTGGGCCCACTGGGTCCTGTCGTCTTCCTGCACGTCTTTTCCTTTCCGAAGCTGAGGCTCGTGGATCTGAGGTCTTCCTGGGAATTGGAAGCACGGGTAAGACTTGGGCCTTCCCCAGAGACATAAGCATGCTGGGCTCTGTGCCAACCCAGTCCCTCCTGGTGCCCTGCGAGGCCCCTTCCAGTACGTGGGTTAGTCTATTTTAGAGAAAAACACGTCACATCTGCCAGCCCAGAAGGGTTATCAGTAAGGGTGAAGCCGCTTTTACGACTCAGTCAGCTTTGCCCAGCCTCCTGGGGCTTGCGTTCTGACGCATTAACTGAGGCAGGTTTCTCAAAGGTTCTAGAGCTGGGATTCTGGGAGGAGCCGGGTGACCACTTGGGCCTTGTTGCTTTCTTCTGGCACGGGGCTCCCATTGGTCTCCCCTGAGATTTCTCCGGagtctcccctccccagcctgagGGCCCCGTCCAGGCAGGTTGCAGAAGGGGAGGCGGTGGGGCCAGATAGCCTCACGTCTGCTGCTTGGTCGTGCGTGTTGCTGCTTGCCTTGCCGCCCTGCCTTGTAAACCAGGTGGGAACTGGGCCAGTCCAGTCGACTCTGGTAGGTGAAGCAGGGTCAGAGGGGCCTGCCTCCTGACGGGGGGTTCACCTAGACCTCCTGGCCCATCTCTTCAGGAGCGGGGAGGGGCGTCTCACACTGGCAGGGGTCGGTCTTCCCACGTCTGACTTAGTGTGTGGCCCTCTGCGGTCAGCTGTCTCTGATGGCTGTTGTAGAGCCAGAGGGGGTCTAATTAATCCCTGACCTCTTCACCCAGCCGGGCTGGGAGGATTTGAAAACACTTGGCACCTCGGTTCTCTTGCGGCCGTGGTGTAGTTTCTCCAGGCCAAGTGAACGTCGGCAGCGTCAGGTGAAGTCACCAGGTgtgaggaggagaaggcgatgggGTGGGCAGCGCCACGGACTGGGGAGACCTGGGAACCAGCAGCATTTACTGGTAGCCCCTGGGGAGGACCTGTGAGTGAGCGAAATGAAAGTTTGTGGAGCCCCTGTGGGTTCTTTTTTTGGAACCCATGTAGTTTCAAATCCCTTCTTGCTCAATCCGGGTAAAACCTCGGCTGACGGATTCGCCTTGTGCCCCAGGAGCCTTTCTCTGAGTAAGTAATCCATCGGGAAGATACGTGATTTGTCACTGAGCCGCTGGGTTTAAGTAAATTTCCTGGTAGCTGAAGTTTATCCCTTTAAGCACCAAAACTTGTGTTTTAATGATGTTGGATGGAAGACTTTCCAAAATGTGTCACGCACACGTTGTTTAATAGCGGGTGTGCCAGCCAGTTTAGCTCTCTGCTGACTCAGGGCTGTGATTCCGAGCAGCCCTCTGTTGCAGCTTCAGTGTGGCGAGGCCTCGGGGGTCTTTGCCCCTGCACTTACCCAGCCTAGGAAAACGGCTCTCGTTTTCTTCCATCTACTCTGTTCCTGTCGCTACTGTTCTCCCAGCCTCTGAAAGTTGCATGCTGC from Odocoileus virginianus isolate 20LAN1187 ecotype Illinois chromosome 33, Ovbor_1.2, whole genome shotgun sequence harbors:
- the DTX2 gene encoding probable E3 ubiquitin-protein ligase DTX2 isoform X3, whose amino-acid sequence is MAMAPSPSLGQVYTSPVAVAVWEWQDGLGTWHPYSAAVCSYIEQQFVQQKGQRFGLGSLAHSIPLGQADPSLAPYIIDLPSWTQFRQDTGTMRAVRRHLFPQHSAPGRGVVWEWLGDDNSWTAYEASVCDYLEQQVARGNQLVDLAPLGYNYTVNYATHTQTNKTSSFCRSVRRQAGPPYPVTTVIAPPGHTGVACSCHQCLSGGTTGPVSGRYRHSMTNLPAYPVPQPPHRTAIVWGTHQAFAPYNKPSLSGARSAPRLNTTNPWAGAPSSLGNPPLYRSSLSHLASQHQSSGLSTTSAASASLPSGSASSPRSVPATVPVQMSKPSRVQQALAGGPPKPEPEQVIRNYTEELKTAPEEDCIICMEKLSVVSGYSDVTDSKTIGPMAVGRLAKCSHTFHLLCLLAMYCNGNKDGSLQCPSCKTIYGEKTGTQPRGKMEVFTFQMSLPGHEDCGTILIVYNIPHGIQGPEHPNPGKPFTARGFPRQCYLPDNAQGRKVLELLKVAWKRRLIFTVGTSSTTGETDTVVWNEIHHKTEMDRNVTGHGYPDPNYLQNVLAELAAQGVTEDCLEQQ